The Tachypleus tridentatus isolate NWPU-2018 chromosome 5, ASM421037v1, whole genome shotgun sequence genome includes a window with the following:
- the LOC143250564 gene encoding properdin-like isoform X2: MYFDILVVWLIFVSMTLCGDERWEEWGEWSSCPVTCGRAPHVRHRSCKLSENQKVCPEEGQEDIGECDKGPCPVDGKWSQWSDYRPCTVTCGQGKRVRTRKCNNPPPAFGGQGCHGQSTQTTTCSRSDCPIHGKWSAWSSWSDCSVTCDQGIHERSRMCNNPPPSLKGKDCEGIKFQTDVCVMPRRCPIDGRWSNWSEWGVCTTSDCNKKIGYWVRTRLCNNPLPMFEGKMCKGQFVDKSGACFDPENCSTDGGWGLWSSWVCHQNIAKRIRFCDNPPRRKLGRECVGDSTNIYLRSQSSNMFYTRFRKWKWK, encoded by the exons ATGTATTTTGATATCTTGGTGGTGtggttaatttttgtttcaatgaCTTTATGTG GAGATGAAAGATGGGAAGAATGGGGAGAATGGTCATCTTGTCCTGTTACGTGTGGCCGAGCACCACATGTTCGACATAGAAGTTGTAAACTATCTGAAAACCAAAAAGTTTGTCCTGAAGAAGGTCAGGAAGATATAGGAGAATGTGATAAAGGCCCTTGCCCTG TTGATGGGAAATGGAGTCAGTGGAGTGATTACAGACCATGCACTGTGACATGTGGCCAAGGAAAGAGAGTACGTACCCGAAAATGCAACAATCCACCACCAGCATTTGGCGGACAAGGCTGTCATGGTCAGTCCACACAGACAACAACATGCTCACGTAGTGACTGCCCTA TCCACGGTAAGTGGTCAGCTTGGTCATCTTGGAGTGACTGTTCTGTGACTTGTGATCAAGGAATTCATGAACGTTCAAGAATGTGTAATAATCCTCCACCAAGCCTCAAGGGAAAGGATTGTGAAGGCATTAAATTTCAAACAGATGTATGTGTCATGCCTAGAAGATGTCCAA TTGATGGAAGATGGTCTAATTGGTCAGAATGGGGTGTGTGTACTACTTCAGACTGTAATAAGAAGATTGGTTACTGGGTTCGGACTAGACTCTGCAATAACCCCCTTCCAATGTTTGAAGGGAAAATGTGTAAAGGACAGTTTGTGGACAAGAGTGGAGCATGTTTTGACCCAGAAAATTGTTCAA CTGATGGAGGATGGGGACTGTGGTCTTCCTGGGTGTGTCATCAAAATATTGCTAAAAGAATCCGTTTCTGTGATAATCCACCTCGCAGGAAACTAGGAAGAGAATGTGTGGGTGATAGTACAAATATCTACCTAAGAAGTCAGTCTTCAAATATGTTTT
- the LOC143250564 gene encoding properdin-like isoform X1, producing the protein MYFDILVVWLIFVSMTLCGDERWEEWGEWSSCPVTCGRAPHVRHRSCKLSENQKVCPEEGQEDIGECDKGPCPVDGKWSQWSDYRPCTVTCGQGKRVRTRKCNNPPPAFGGQGCHGQSTQTTTCSRSDCPIHGKWSAWSSWSDCSVTCDQGIHERSRMCNNPPPSLKGKDCEGIKFQTDVCVMPRRCPIDGRWSNWSEWGVCTTSDCNKKIGYWVRTRLCNNPLPMFEGKMCKGQFVDKSGACFDPENCSTDGGWGLWSSWVCHQNIAKRIRFCDNPPRRKLGRECVGDSTNIYLRSQSSNMFYKICPHLKPTTNPDIQGSGSGSGNNE; encoded by the exons ATGTATTTTGATATCTTGGTGGTGtggttaatttttgtttcaatgaCTTTATGTG GAGATGAAAGATGGGAAGAATGGGGAGAATGGTCATCTTGTCCTGTTACGTGTGGCCGAGCACCACATGTTCGACATAGAAGTTGTAAACTATCTGAAAACCAAAAAGTTTGTCCTGAAGAAGGTCAGGAAGATATAGGAGAATGTGATAAAGGCCCTTGCCCTG TTGATGGGAAATGGAGTCAGTGGAGTGATTACAGACCATGCACTGTGACATGTGGCCAAGGAAAGAGAGTACGTACCCGAAAATGCAACAATCCACCACCAGCATTTGGCGGACAAGGCTGTCATGGTCAGTCCACACAGACAACAACATGCTCACGTAGTGACTGCCCTA TCCACGGTAAGTGGTCAGCTTGGTCATCTTGGAGTGACTGTTCTGTGACTTGTGATCAAGGAATTCATGAACGTTCAAGAATGTGTAATAATCCTCCACCAAGCCTCAAGGGAAAGGATTGTGAAGGCATTAAATTTCAAACAGATGTATGTGTCATGCCTAGAAGATGTCCAA TTGATGGAAGATGGTCTAATTGGTCAGAATGGGGTGTGTGTACTACTTCAGACTGTAATAAGAAGATTGGTTACTGGGTTCGGACTAGACTCTGCAATAACCCCCTTCCAATGTTTGAAGGGAAAATGTGTAAAGGACAGTTTGTGGACAAGAGTGGAGCATGTTTTGACCCAGAAAATTGTTCAA CTGATGGAGGATGGGGACTGTGGTCTTCCTGGGTGTGTCATCAAAATATTGCTAAAAGAATCCGTTTCTGTGATAATCCACCTCGCAGGAAACTAGGAAGAGAATGTGTGGGTGATAGTACAAATATCTACCTAAGAAGTCAGTCTTCAAATATGTTTT
- the LOC143250564 gene encoding properdin-like isoform X3, whose amino-acid sequence MYFDILVVWLIFVSMTLCGDERWEEWGEWSSCPVTCGRAPHVRHRSCKLSENQKVCPEEGQEDIGECDKGPCPVDGKWSQWSDYRPCTVTCGQGKRVRTRKCNNPPPAFGGQGCHGQSTQTTTCSRSDCPIHGKWSAWSSWSDCSVTCDQGIHERSRMCNNPPPSLKGKDCEGIKFQTDVCVMPRRCPIDGRWSNWSEWGVCTTSDCNKKIGYWVRTRLCNNPLPMFEGKMCKGQFVDKSGACFDPENCSTDGGWGLWSSWVCHQNIAKRIRFCDNPPRRKLGRECVGDSTNIYLRSQSSNMFYKICPHLKPTTNPDV is encoded by the exons ATGTATTTTGATATCTTGGTGGTGtggttaatttttgtttcaatgaCTTTATGTG GAGATGAAAGATGGGAAGAATGGGGAGAATGGTCATCTTGTCCTGTTACGTGTGGCCGAGCACCACATGTTCGACATAGAAGTTGTAAACTATCTGAAAACCAAAAAGTTTGTCCTGAAGAAGGTCAGGAAGATATAGGAGAATGTGATAAAGGCCCTTGCCCTG TTGATGGGAAATGGAGTCAGTGGAGTGATTACAGACCATGCACTGTGACATGTGGCCAAGGAAAGAGAGTACGTACCCGAAAATGCAACAATCCACCACCAGCATTTGGCGGACAAGGCTGTCATGGTCAGTCCACACAGACAACAACATGCTCACGTAGTGACTGCCCTA TCCACGGTAAGTGGTCAGCTTGGTCATCTTGGAGTGACTGTTCTGTGACTTGTGATCAAGGAATTCATGAACGTTCAAGAATGTGTAATAATCCTCCACCAAGCCTCAAGGGAAAGGATTGTGAAGGCATTAAATTTCAAACAGATGTATGTGTCATGCCTAGAAGATGTCCAA TTGATGGAAGATGGTCTAATTGGTCAGAATGGGGTGTGTGTACTACTTCAGACTGTAATAAGAAGATTGGTTACTGGGTTCGGACTAGACTCTGCAATAACCCCCTTCCAATGTTTGAAGGGAAAATGTGTAAAGGACAGTTTGTGGACAAGAGTGGAGCATGTTTTGACCCAGAAAATTGTTCAA CTGATGGAGGATGGGGACTGTGGTCTTCCTGGGTGTGTCATCAAAATATTGCTAAAAGAATCCGTTTCTGTGATAATCCACCTCGCAGGAAACTAGGAAGAGAATGTGTGGGTGATAGTACAAATATCTACCTAAGAAGTCAGTCTTCAAATATGTTTT